A section of the Cuniculiplasma divulgatum genome encodes:
- the lysS gene encoding homocitrate synthase, with the protein MMTKRYAGILDTTLREGEQTPGVNFSVEQRVMIARSLSDLGVRMIETGHPSVSPDVLEGIRQIVRMKDQGMISSELIAHSRSLASDIDLAVSTGVDRVAIFYGVSGTHLSSKTHRTQEEALQIIGEGVERARSQGVKVRFTPEDASRTDWGYLTDVIRTAESAGADRIGIADTVGIMLPWRTRAMFRRLSRSFPRLEFDIHAHNDLGNAMGNSLAAVEGGATIIHATVNGLGERVGITPTQVIAVALKYHMSIEAADLTKLAGVSEMVERFSGIKLQPNYPVTGKYAFTHKSGVHVAGIVNNPSTYEFIDPSFLGRDRSFTIDKYTGKHALASRLNSLGLKCSGNQLDILMERIKGSPETSSFADDAIISMARELQSTSADEVRANSHTA; encoded by the coding sequence ATGATGACCAAAAGATACGCAGGAATCCTTGATACTACCCTGAGAGAAGGTGAGCAGACCCCTGGAGTTAATTTCTCTGTTGAACAGAGGGTCATGATCGCACGGAGCCTATCTGATCTGGGTGTGAGAATGATAGAAACAGGACATCCATCCGTTTCACCAGATGTACTGGAAGGCATCAGGCAGATAGTCAGGATGAAAGACCAGGGCATGATATCCTCTGAGCTCATAGCCCACAGCAGATCACTTGCGTCCGACATTGACCTTGCAGTATCCACAGGAGTGGACAGGGTGGCCATTTTCTATGGAGTCAGTGGAACACATCTTTCTTCAAAAACCCACAGGACCCAGGAAGAGGCACTTCAGATAATAGGCGAGGGTGTAGAAAGGGCGAGATCCCAGGGTGTAAAGGTAAGATTCACTCCGGAAGATGCATCCAGGACGGACTGGGGCTATCTTACAGATGTGATACGTACTGCAGAATCTGCAGGAGCAGATCGAATTGGTATAGCCGACACGGTGGGAATTATGCTGCCATGGAGGACGAGGGCCATGTTCCGGCGACTGTCGAGGTCCTTCCCAAGACTTGAGTTTGACATACATGCCCATAATGATTTGGGTAATGCAATGGGGAACTCTCTTGCAGCAGTTGAAGGAGGGGCAACAATCATTCATGCCACAGTAAACGGATTGGGTGAAAGAGTGGGAATCACGCCGACGCAGGTTATTGCTGTGGCGTTGAAATATCACATGTCCATAGAGGCTGCAGACCTGACAAAGCTTGCCGGGGTATCAGAAATGGTCGAGAGATTCAGTGGAATCAAATTACAGCCCAATTACCCTGTTACTGGGAAGTATGCTTTCACGCATAAATCAGGAGTGCACGTTGCCGGGATTGTGAACAACCCTTCAACATATGAATTCATCGATCCATCCTTCCTTGGGCGGGACAGGAGTTTCACCATTGACAAGTACACGGGAAAACATGCACTTGCCAGCAGGCTCAACAGCCTGGGACTCAAATGCAGTGGAAACCAGCTTGACATCCTGATGGAACGTA
- a CDS encoding aconitase/3-isopropylmalate dehydratase large subunit family protein, with protein sequence MNIAEKILSSHSSDSSGKVEPGDIVTVSVDRVILLDIAGQHPELIQNPPARVFDPSKISVVFDHFVPAPNVEMANGTAKIRKLVKRLNLNDFYDYGSGGIAHAFAAESGWFYPGQIVANTDSHSVAAGAFNMLSRGLGTPELMQVMCTGKTWFAVGETLKVDLSGKLSGMSEAKDVFLKMAGDLGDMPNMNIEFAGDGVMALNMDQRTVISTMCAELSVEFAVFPGDEVLRSYVQERGVQEYSPVSPDPSASYAGAYQLDMSEVVPMAALPDSVAGNTRPVDDIQGIKVDQCTIGSCANGKLSDLEVAARILKGRKVHPGTRLIVTPATQSIYLRGMELGYIPTIVKAGGIVTNPTCGSCMGGHMGLLADGETAITSTTRNFKGRMGSRDARIYMASSATVAASAVAGEIVSPSSIPGGS encoded by the coding sequence CTGAATATTGCTGAGAAGATACTTTCCTCACATTCTTCGGACAGTTCAGGGAAGGTGGAACCGGGCGACATAGTAACCGTGTCCGTGGACAGAGTGATCCTGCTTGACATAGCGGGCCAGCATCCTGAACTGATCCAGAATCCACCGGCAAGGGTCTTTGACCCATCAAAGATCAGCGTTGTTTTCGATCACTTTGTACCTGCGCCAAACGTGGAGATGGCCAATGGCACTGCCAAGATACGAAAGCTGGTGAAGAGACTGAACCTGAATGATTTCTATGACTACGGGTCTGGAGGAATAGCTCACGCCTTTGCCGCCGAGTCAGGATGGTTCTATCCCGGCCAGATTGTTGCCAATACAGATTCCCATTCTGTGGCTGCCGGGGCATTCAACATGCTGAGCAGAGGACTTGGAACGCCAGAACTCATGCAGGTCATGTGCACCGGAAAAACGTGGTTTGCTGTGGGTGAAACACTTAAGGTTGACCTTTCTGGAAAACTTTCAGGAATGTCCGAAGCAAAGGATGTTTTCCTGAAAATGGCTGGTGACCTTGGGGATATGCCCAACATGAATATTGAATTTGCAGGAGACGGTGTGATGGCCCTGAACATGGATCAGAGGACGGTTATCTCAACCATGTGTGCTGAACTGAGTGTGGAATTTGCCGTCTTTCCAGGTGATGAGGTACTGCGGTCCTATGTTCAGGAACGGGGAGTTCAGGAATATTCCCCGGTGTCTCCTGACCCATCTGCCAGTTATGCAGGCGCATACCAGCTTGATATGTCCGAGGTGGTGCCCATGGCCGCACTACCAGATTCTGTTGCCGGGAATACCAGGCCGGTGGATGACATACAGGGAATCAAGGTTGACCAGTGCACCATCGGATCATGTGCCAACGGGAAACTGTCCGATCTGGAAGTGGCTGCAAGGATTCTCAAGGGAAGAAAGGTGCATCCAGGAACAAGGCTGATTGTGACGCCTGCCACCCAGTCCATCTATCTAAGGGGGATGGAACTTGGCTACATCCCAACAATAGTGAAGGCCGGAGGGATCGTGACCAATCCAACCTGCGGATCATGCATGGGTGGCCACATGGGTCTCCTTGCTGACGGAGAAACTGCCATAACATCAACAACCAGGAATTTCAAGGGAAGGATGGGTTCCAGAGATGCCAGAATATACATGGCATCCTCCGCCACAGTGGCGGCCTCGGCAGTTGCAGGTGAGATAGTGAGCCCCAGCAGCATCCCTGGAGGTTCATAG
- the lysX gene encoding lysine biosynthesis protein LysX gives MKISMVYDLVRWEEKALLKAGQDRGMEINMVDVKDMDMDLDAPLPGEYGSVTLQRCTSYYRGLHSTAYLEFKGQKVINDFNTIDVAGNKMLTSLALVKNGVPTPKTSVAASYPTAMKQFSSKFGGRAVLKPVTGSWGRMVALLNDRTAASAVMEDREYMYPLYSIFYLQEFVKRPPRDIRTFVVGDRVIGGIYRYQSDDDWRTNTAIGGRAEKCPITPELEDISIRAARSVGKGVFGVDIMETENGYVVHEVNSTTEFKNTVRVAQVDVPSEIMDYVREVLR, from the coding sequence ATGAAAATCTCAATGGTTTATGATCTTGTGAGATGGGAGGAAAAGGCATTGCTCAAGGCCGGCCAGGACCGGGGCATGGAGATCAACATGGTGGATGTCAAGGACATGGATATGGACCTTGATGCGCCACTGCCTGGAGAATACGGATCCGTGACTCTCCAGAGGTGCACTTCCTACTATCGCGGCCTGCATTCAACAGCCTATCTGGAGTTCAAGGGGCAGAAGGTCATAAACGACTTCAACACCATTGATGTGGCGGGAAACAAGATGCTGACATCACTTGCCCTGGTGAAGAATGGCGTGCCAACTCCAAAGACTTCAGTGGCAGCCTCTTACCCTACAGCCATGAAGCAGTTTTCCTCCAAGTTCGGAGGCAGGGCGGTCCTGAAACCTGTTACAGGGAGCTGGGGAAGGATGGTTGCGCTTCTCAATGACAGGACGGCTGCATCGGCCGTAATGGAGGACAGGGAATACATGTACCCGTTATATTCCATCTTCTATCTTCAGGAATTCGTAAAACGGCCGCCCAGGGACATCAGAACATTCGTTGTGGGGGACAGGGTCATCGGAGGAATCTACAGATACCAGTCGGACGATGACTGGAGGACCAACACGGCAATTGGCGGTAGAGCCGAGAAATGTCCCATCACACCGGAACTTGAGGACATATCCATAAGGGCGGCAAGAAGTGTTGGGAAAGGCGTTTTCGGGGTTGACATCATGGAAACTGAAAATGGCTATGTGGTACACGAGGTGAACAGCACTACGGAGTTCAAGAACACTGTCAGGGTAGCACAGGTGGATGTTCCCAGCGAAATCATGGATTATGTCAGGGAGGTTCTCAGGTGA
- a CDS encoding isocitrate/isopropylmalate family dehydrogenase, which yields MKDKYDISVAAGDGIGPEVVESAVSVFSAAMDRLGSSGLISFSKVPVGWESFQLWGKPLTDEVLKKIEMSDGLILGPLEVGSYPGSKGQKSPSGAIRTHFDLYANIRPVRTYLRGRLDPIDTLIVRENTQGFYADRNMFLGSGEFMPTRDVALSVRVITREKMAKISDVAFRYAATRRKKVTAVHKGNVLSVTDGLFLEEFRKKAADCHDILSEDRLVDSVAYDLILHPDKFDVIATTNMYGDILSDEAAAVAGSLGIAPSLNFGDNWAMAQASHGTAPDIAGKGFANPLSEILSVSMLFEWLANRHQDKMLMDAHRAVDDSVHRILESAGSLTPDMGGKAGTVDVTASILKNL from the coding sequence ATGAAGGATAAATACGACATAAGCGTGGCTGCCGGAGACGGCATCGGACCAGAGGTGGTGGAGTCAGCTGTTTCTGTGTTTTCCGCAGCAATGGACAGGCTTGGTTCATCCGGCCTTATATCTTTCAGTAAGGTGCCGGTTGGATGGGAATCATTCCAGTTGTGGGGCAAACCCCTCACAGATGAGGTTCTTAAGAAGATTGAAATGTCAGATGGGCTCATACTGGGGCCACTGGAAGTTGGCAGTTATCCCGGTTCAAAGGGGCAGAAGAGTCCGTCAGGTGCCATAAGGACCCATTTTGATCTCTACGCCAACATCAGGCCGGTGAGAACATACCTGAGGGGAAGACTTGATCCCATTGACACGCTTATAGTCAGGGAGAACACCCAGGGATTTTATGCCGATAGAAACATGTTCCTGGGCAGTGGGGAATTCATGCCCACCAGGGATGTGGCACTTTCAGTGCGTGTAATAACAAGGGAGAAAATGGCCAAGATCAGCGATGTCGCATTCCGTTATGCGGCCACCAGGAGAAAAAAGGTGACAGCGGTTCACAAGGGCAATGTGCTCAGTGTTACGGATGGGCTGTTCCTGGAAGAGTTCAGAAAGAAGGCTGCGGATTGCCATGACATCCTCTCCGAAGATCGGCTGGTGGACTCGGTCGCATACGACCTGATACTCCACCCGGACAAGTTCGATGTCATAGCCACCACCAACATGTACGGTGACATACTCTCGGACGAGGCAGCGGCTGTGGCCGGGAGCCTGGGAATTGCCCCGTCACTTAATTTCGGCGATAACTGGGCAATGGCACAGGCTTCACATGGGACAGCACCTGACATTGCCGGTAAAGGATTTGCAAACCCTCTTTCTGAAATTCTCTCGGTTTCAATGCTCTTTGAGTGGCTGGCAAATAGGCATCAGGATAAGATGCTCATGGATGCACACAGGGCGGTTGATGACTCAGTTCACAGGATACTGGAATCTGCAGGGAGCCTTACACCTGATATGGGCGGGAAAGCAGGGACGGTCGATGTTACCGCTTCAATCCTGAAGAATCTTTGA
- a CDS encoding 3-isopropylmalate dehydratase, protein MDDKIRGRVWGFGDDINTDLMYPHICYTLPEKDRPKYTMWANRPGWASQVNRGDIIVAGRNFGVGSSRPAAANLVGLGIVLVMAETVNGLFMRNAVNCGLPVLRMDGITQWIAEGDIIQVDFQHCTVTREQDGSVREFNRIPDLLMNIVRSGGIIEVLRSNGYIDSEPL, encoded by the coding sequence ATGGACGATAAGATCAGGGGAAGGGTGTGGGGTTTTGGAGACGACATAAACACAGACCTCATGTATCCCCACATTTGCTATACGCTTCCGGAGAAAGACAGGCCAAAGTATACAATGTGGGCAAACAGGCCCGGATGGGCCTCCCAGGTTAATAGGGGTGACATCATCGTTGCAGGCCGGAATTTCGGGGTGGGCTCTTCTCGACCAGCAGCGGCAAATCTTGTGGGTCTCGGTATAGTGCTGGTGATGGCAGAAACCGTCAACGGACTTTTCATGAGAAACGCCGTTAACTGTGGGCTACCGGTTTTGCGTATGGACGGGATTACGCAATGGATCGCCGAGGGTGATATCATACAGGTTGACTTCCAGCACTGCACTGTAACAAGGGAACAGGACGGATCAGTGAGAGAATTCAACAGGATTCCAGACCTGTTGATGAATATCGTGAGGTCAGGCGGCATAATAGAAGTGCTCAGATCCAATGGATATATTGACAGCGAGCCGCTGTGA
- a CDS encoding M20/M25/M40 family metallo-hydrolase, whose translation MTHPTDRVVKELVDIYSPTGNEEKAVEYFGREMLRLGADEFFVDRAGNGVSIFSGGSPEILVCGHIDTVPGQLPVREDGGTLYGRGATDAKSSLVSLMFGVSMAKQRGFSGTIRMIAAVGEEGPGKGIIEVASSQPRSDYAIFGEPSAVTGITVGYRGRILLDMEFRSGQVHASAPWLGQSAVESAVEAWNSVRDKLGKNREFSKVSAALTSIRAGEADNMTPSNAAMTLDVRYPPSRKQDDVLSEILDLVKSSTASEPSFMIRSSVEPYVSGLKTPLISAFKESVRKNTGSEAQLLFKSGSGDMNILGSRWKIPCVTYGPGNPQLSHTELEEISLEEVWRSAEIVADALLNLERGRKEGQVISEKRRGTT comes from the coding sequence GTGACGCATCCCACAGACAGGGTGGTGAAAGAGCTTGTGGATATATATTCTCCAACAGGGAATGAGGAGAAGGCTGTAGAATACTTTGGAAGGGAAATGTTGCGCCTGGGCGCAGACGAATTCTTTGTGGACAGGGCCGGTAATGGTGTTTCCATTTTCAGCGGCGGATCTCCGGAAATTCTTGTCTGCGGGCACATAGACACTGTCCCCGGCCAGCTACCTGTGAGGGAGGATGGAGGCACTCTTTATGGAAGGGGGGCAACGGATGCAAAATCCTCACTGGTATCGCTGATGTTTGGCGTGTCGATGGCGAAACAGAGAGGATTCAGCGGAACCATACGTATGATTGCTGCTGTGGGTGAGGAGGGACCTGGCAAGGGCATTATTGAAGTAGCCTCCAGCCAGCCCAGATCAGACTATGCCATTTTTGGCGAACCCTCTGCAGTAACAGGCATAACAGTGGGCTACCGTGGGCGCATCCTTCTGGATATGGAATTCAGGTCAGGGCAGGTGCATGCCAGTGCTCCCTGGCTGGGCCAGAGTGCTGTGGAATCTGCCGTGGAGGCATGGAATTCAGTCAGGGATAAACTTGGAAAGAACAGGGAATTTTCAAAGGTTTCAGCTGCGCTGACATCCATAAGGGCAGGGGAGGCGGACAACATGACCCCTTCAAATGCCGCGATGACCCTTGATGTAAGATACCCTCCATCCAGAAAGCAGGATGACGTCCTTTCAGAAATACTGGACCTGGTGAAATCCTCCACCGCTTCTGAACCATCTTTCATGATCAGAAGCAGTGTGGAACCTTATGTTTCAGGGCTGAAGACGCCTCTGATCTCAGCCTTCAAGGAATCTGTGAGAAAGAACACCGGAAGTGAAGCGCAGTTGCTATTCAAGAGCGGGAGCGGCGATATGAACATACTTGGGTCAAGATGGAAAATACCGTGCGTGACCTATGGGCCAGGCAACCCTCAGCTTTCACATACGGAACTGGAGGAAATATCGCTTGAGGAAGTATGGAGAAGCGCCGAAATAGTTGCAGACGCACTGTTGAATCTGGAACGAGGCCGAAAGGAAGGCCAGGTGATCAGTGAAAAGAGGAGAGGGACTACCTGA